In Streptomyces nodosus, one DNA window encodes the following:
- a CDS encoding PRC-barrel domain-containing protein, with translation MKTEIDPRNLIGRKAFDRNGNKIGTIDEVYLDDATGVAEWAAIRTGLFSRDAFVPLEPSELVEGALWVPFERALIKDAPDFGVGRHLSPEQELQLYHHYGLDVAAPPPPPDRDFGRLAGSDGA, from the coding sequence GTGAAGACCGAGATCGACCCGCGCAACCTGATAGGCCGCAAGGCGTTCGACCGCAACGGGAACAAGATCGGCACGATAGACGAGGTCTACCTCGACGACGCGACCGGTGTGGCCGAGTGGGCGGCCATCCGGACCGGCCTGTTCAGCAGGGACGCCTTCGTCCCGCTGGAGCCCAGCGAGCTGGTGGAGGGCGCGCTCTGGGTCCCCTTCGAACGGGCCCTCATCAAGGACGCCCCCGACTTCGGCGTCGGTCGTCATCTCTCACCCGAGCAGGAGCTCCAGCTCTACCACCACTACGGGCTTGACGTGGCGGCGCCGCCTCCGCCGCCGGACCGCGACTTCGGCCGTCTCGCGGGGTCCGACGGGGCCTGA